The DNA window AGACGTGGCTGTCCATCATCCCGCCGTGCGTGGGCAGCGGATGCAGGCAGACCAGGGTGCCCACCGGCTCCCGGTCCACCGGCCGGGCCAGCTCACCGACCAGGCGCAGCCCGTCGGCGGTGTGCAGCTCGATGTCCTCCCGAAAGCCGGGCAGGATCGACGACGCGCGGATCGGTGTGCTCACCGGTCAAGTCTCGCGCGCCGCCGCGCACGCCGCCCGCCGGGGCGGAAACGGGGTGACCCAGATCGCTCAGCCGTACCGGGGGGCGCCGCGGCCCCGCTGTACCGCCGGGCCGCGCCGGTCCCGGGCCCGCCAGCAGCCGCTGTGCCAGTGCCGGCGGTCGGTCAGGTCGCCCCGGCCATCCGCCGGCCAGGCCACCACGTGCGCCACGCCCGGCCGGATCTCCTGGTCGCACCCGGGACAGCGGTACGTCTTGACCGACGCGCCGCCGGAGATCCCGCGTACCTGCCAGTCGCCGTCGCGCCACTGCTGCACCGCGGGGACGCCCTGCCGGACCCGCTCGGCGTCCAGGTTGGCGTGCTCGTCCCGGCGGGGACGGTTGCGACGAGGGCTCACGGTCACCAAGGGTACGGGCCGGCCCGGCGCGGCCGACCCGGGCGGGACCTCACCAGCTCTCCGGCCGGCTCAGGTCGGCGGCGATCCGCGCCCCCCGAGCACGGTCACCGCGTCCGCCTCGGAGAAGCCCCGGCTCGGCCAGGCGAACGTGGCGATCAGGTGCCCCTTCGGCACGCCGAGCAGCTCCAACTGGCCCAACTGGGGGTCCAGGTGGGCGGGCCGGTCCCCGACCATCCGGTTTCCCTCGGTGCGGGAGCCGACGATGCCCTCGGCGTACTCCAGGGTGATTGTCATGTGCCTGGCCCCCGCGCCGGCGATGGTCAGCATCGCGCCGAGCCCCGCCGGGAAGTTCGCCACCCTCACCTCGCAGCCGCTGATCCGGGCCCCCGTCGGCAGGGCGGTCAGCCGCAGCGGGCCGCCGCAGCGGTGGGCCTGGTCCAGCCGCAGCGCGTCGAGCAGGGCGAGGAGGTCCCGCTGGATCGAGGCGATGTGGATCATGGCTTCGGAGCTGGCGGGGAGGGTCCGGCGCGACGACGGTGGCTCGGGCGTACACCCCGGGGGCCGGCTTCCAGTGCCGCAGCCAGGCGGGCTCCCCCTGGGCCCCGGTGACCTGCGACACGGCCCCGTCGGCGAACGCCCGCTCGGTGGCCTTCTTCGCCACGCCCACGGGCAGGCCCTCCACCCCCTGCTGTGCCAGTTGCGCGGCCGCGCGGTCGATCTCCACGGTCACCGTCCGGCCGCCCGCGTCGAGCCGCGCGCCCTCCACCCCGTCCCGCGCGAACCAGGACAGGTAGCGGAAGGCGCCCGGGGCGACGCCGAAGTGCAGCAGGTCCGGGTCGGTGCCGATCAGGTCGGGTCGGTCCGCCGCGCCCGGCGCGCCGTCCGCCCGCGGTGGCACCACGGCGGCCAGGCGGGACAGCCCGGGCGCGACGGCCGTCCGCTCGGGGCCCAGCCGCGACAGGTCGACCGGGCCCGCGGCCACGCCGACGCCGAGCAGGGCCACCACGCCGAACGCGGCGCCGGCGGTGGCCCCGCGGCGGCGGACGCGGCTGCGTCCCCGGGCCACCGCGCCGGCCAGTAGCCGGTCGGTGTCCACCCCGCCGTCGGCGCGCTCGTGCAGCGCCCGGACGATCCGCTGGTCGATGTCGGTCACGGCTGGCTCCCGTTCGTCGCCGGGACGCCGCAGCGCTCCCGGAGGTGTCTGAGCGCCCGCATCGCGTGGGTGCGGACGGTGACCGGCGAGCAGTCGAGGATCTGCGCGATCGTGGCGTCGTCGAAGTCCTCGTAGTAGCGCAGCACCAGCACGGCCCGCTGCCGGTCCGGGAGCACGGCGATCAGCCGCCACATCTCGTCGCGGTCGGCCGCCTCCCGGCCCAGGTCGCCCCGCTGGGGTCGCTCGGGCAGGGCCGATGTGGCCAGCTCCCGGCTGGAGCGCCGCCGCCACCAGGAGCGTTGGCGTTCACCAGCATCCGGCGCACGTACACGTCGGGCCGGTCGACGCCGGCGATCCGCCGCCAGTGCACGTACGCGCGGGCCAGCACGTCCTGCGTGAGGTCCTCGGCCCGGTGCTCGTCCCCGGTGAGCAGGCGGGCCAGCCGGAGCAGCGCCGGGCCGCGGGTGCTGTACTCCTCGAAGGTCACGCCCTCCAGACGCGCCCGGCGGCGCCGGGCGTTGACCGGGTCAGCGACTGGTGTGGTCGCGGAACCCGCGCCCGCTCTTGCGGCCCAGGTAGCCGGCGGTGACCAGGTGCTCCAGCAGCGGCGCCGGGGCGAAGCCGGGCTCGCGCAGCTCCAGGTACAGCTCGCGCTGGATGGCCAACGCGACGTCCAGGCCGACCACGTCGAGCAGCTCGAACGGGCCCATCGGGTAGCCGCAGCCGAGCTTCATCGCGTGGTCGATGTCGTCGGCCGTGGAGTAGCTGGCCTCCAGCATCCGCACCGCGTCGTTCAGGTACGGGAAGAGCAGCGCGTTGACGATGAAGCCGGACCGGTCGCCGCAGACCACCGCGGCCTTGCCGAGCTGGGCGCAGACGGCGCGGGCGGTGGCGGTGGCCTCCGCCGAGGTGCGGATGGTCTGCACGATCTCCACCAGCGGCATGATCGGCGCCGGGTTGAAGAAGTGCAGCCCGAGCACGTCGGCCGGCCGCTGGGTGGCCATCGCGACGTCGATCACCGGCAGCGACGAGGTGGTGGTGGCGAACACGACGCCGGGCTTGCAGATCTCGTCGAGGCTGGCGAAGAGGGCCTTCTTGACGCTCAACTCCTCGACGACCGCCTCCACCACGAGGTCGACGTCGGCGAGGTGCTCCAGGGTGGCCGACCAGGTGACCCGGCCGAGCGCGGCGTCCCGGTCGGCCTCGCCGAGCTTGCCCCGCACCACGCCCTTGTTCAGCGAGGTCTTGACCGCCTCGCAGACCTTCGCCGACTTCTCCGCGCCGCGGGTGATCGAGACGACCTCGTACCCGGCCCTGGCGAACACCTCGATGATCCCGGTGGCCATCGTGCCCGACCCGACGACGCCGACCTTGCTCACGACTGCGGGGCTCGCAAGCTCACTCCTCGCGCTCGCGATACCGACCCTGGCGGTCACCCGGGCGCCGTCGGCCAGCGCCGGCTCCGCCGTCACCGGCGTGTGCTCGTCCGGTACGACCTTCGGCGAGCCCGGCCGCTCGTACGTGTAGAAGCCCCGGCCGGACTTGCGGCCGAGCAGGCCCGCGGTGACCATCTGCTTGATCAGCGGCACCGGGGCGTGCCGGCGGTCCCGCCCGCCCCGCCGGTACATGGTGTCCAGGATCTCGTACGCGGTGTCCAGGCCGATCAGGTCCATCAGGGCCAACGGGCCCATCGGCAGGCCGCAGCCGAGCTTCATCGCGGCGTCGATGTCCTCGCGGCTGGCGTAGTGCGACTCGAACAGCGCCACGGCGTGGTTGAGGTAGCCGAAGAGCAGGGCGTTGGCGATGAATCCCGCCCGGTCGCTGATGGTGACGTCGACCTTGCCGAGCCGGGCGCAGAGCGCCTCCACGTCCTCGACCACGTCGGCCGACGTGACCACCGTGCGGACCACCTCGACCAGCTTCATGATGGGGGCCGGGTTGAAGAAGTGGATGCCGATGACCTGGTTGGGCCGGGTGGTGGCGACCGAGATCTCGGTGACCGACAGCGACGAGGTGTTGGTGGCCAGGATCGCCTCGGGCTTGCAGACCCGGTCCAGCTCGGCGAAGATCCGCTGCTTGAGGTCGAGGTGCTCGGGGACCGCCTCGATCGCCAGGTCCACCGAGTGCAGCGCGTCCAGCCCGACGGCGAAGCGCACCCGGGACAGCAGCGCGTCCCGGTCGGCCTCGGCGAGCTTGCCCCGGGCGACCGCCCGGTCGGTCGAGCCGGTCAGGTTTGCCCGGCCGCGCTCCAGGGCGGCGTCGGAGATCTCGACCGCGACGACGTCGAGGCCGTTGCGCGCGAACACCTCCACGATGCCCGCACCCATGGTGCCCAGCCCCACAACGCCCACGCTGGTGAACTCGCGCGCCACGACCGGGCCTCCCCAAACGTCCGCGGGGCCGCGATGAACGGCCACTAAGGTTATGCGCGCGAGTCTGCCACGTGGCGCTCGGTTGTCGAGACGCGGTGGGCCATTTCGCGGCCCGTGCCGCCCGGCTGCCCGGTCGGTGCCGCCGGGCCCGGCTCAGGCCGCCGCGGGCACCCCGGTCAGGGCCAGCAGCTCCGCGACGAACTCCGCCGGCCGCTCCAGGTGCGGGCTGTGCCCGCAGCCGGGGAACACCACCTCCCGGTACGTCCCGCCGGCCGCCGCGTACCGGTCGAGCACCGCCCGGGTCTGGCCGACCATCGGCTGCGGCGGGCAGTCGGCCGCCCCCGGCCAGCCCGGCACCGCCCCGAGCGAGCCCAGGTACGCCAGGTCGAACAGCGAGGTGTCCGAGACGATCACGTCGGCGTCCCCGCGTACCCAGGTGACCGGGGGCTTGCCGGCGCCGGCGACCAGCTCGTCGGCGATCCGGAAGTGGGTCGGGGCGAGCGCGTTCAGCACGCCCCGGTCACCCGGCGCGGTGCCCGGCCAGTGCGGCGATCCGGCGGCCGTGCCGGGGTAGTTGTCGCTCCCGGTCGCCGTGGACAGGACGCTGTCCAGCAGCAG is part of the Micromonospora olivasterospora genome and encodes:
- a CDS encoding 3-hydroxyacyl-CoA dehydrogenase family protein, with the protein product MAREFTSVGVVGLGTMGAGIVEVFARNGLDVVAVEISDAALERGRANLTGSTDRAVARGKLAEADRDALLSRVRFAVGLDALHSVDLAIEAVPEHLDLKQRIFAELDRVCKPEAILATNTSSLSVTEISVATTRPNQVIGIHFFNPAPIMKLVEVVRTVVTSADVVEDVEALCARLGKVDVTISDRAGFIANALLFGYLNHAVALFESHYASREDIDAAMKLGCGLPMGPLALMDLIGLDTAYEILDTMYRRGGRDRRHAPVPLIKQMVTAGLLGRKSGRGFYTYERPGSPKVVPDEHTPVTAEPALADGARVTARVGIASARSELASPAVVSKVGVVGSGTMATGIIEVFARAGYEVVSITRGAEKSAKVCEAVKTSLNKGVVRGKLGEADRDAALGRVTWSATLEHLADVDLVVEAVVEELSVKKALFASLDEICKPGVVFATTTSSLPVIDVAMATQRPADVLGLHFFNPAPIMPLVEIVQTIRTSAEATATARAVCAQLGKAAVVCGDRSGFIVNALLFPYLNDAVRMLEASYSTADDIDHAMKLGCGYPMGPFELLDVVGLDVALAIQRELYLELREPGFAPAPLLEHLVTAGYLGRKSGRGFRDHTSR